The window CTCTGCCGCCCCAGGCTCCTCTCATCTCTTGTGCCCTGACAGGGGGATTCATTCGGAAGGTCCTGGACCTCCGAGGCCATCCCGGCTTCCCTCCCTCCACTGACCATTCCCAGCCCGACCTCGTCCGCCCTCCGGTCACTGCACCGCGCTCCCTTGCTCGCCCACCGCTCACCATTGTGATGGACCCAAGCAGGTTTGAGCAGCTTCATGCTGGGCCGCGGCGCCTGAGACTCCAGCACCCTCCCCGCCTCGTTCTCCCGGTCTTAGTGTCACTGTCCCCGGGCGACCCGGCCTCTCGCTCCGTTCTGCCGGAAGGGAGCAACACGCTCAGCGGCCCCCAGAAATTTCGGTACCGCAGGCGCCGACGCTCgggtgaaatcagaggcggcataTCCGTTCCGAGCACCAAAGTCCACCCAAAAAGTTAGATGTGgtgtacaattttcaaaaatatccgTAACTTTTAAATAACTATTGACGGACAGCTTAATATACGCTAATATATGCTAATTTAGAAGCCTGGGACCATCAAAAGCATTGAACAGCTTAAATGTCCAACATATTATTGTGTTGCAGCCAGTTCAGAATATGTCTGTACATTTTTATGGTACAGTATTGACAAAATAAAGACCTGACCTCGGCGAATTAACAGCTAGattgactgcaatacattttTAAATAGTATAAAGATTAAAAGTGACTGTGCAAATGAGAGAAAACTACATGAAGTCGTCGCAAGAGTTTAAATAACATGAAAACAAAGGATAAACTTGTTCGTAaaataccttggtgaagggcgcAAGCCCGAAAAGTCAttcgtgtatttttttttaaccttagctgtataaaggacacgggtggacctgctgagtttctccagcatcgtgttttcacTGGTTTAGATAAAATTGCTCGTTGCTGTGATCGAGTTTAACTGTTGCAGATCTACCCGTTCTAACACTCCGTCATGATTGTGCGTTCCAAATCCATCTTTCACGTCGTTTAGCGAGTTTTGTGCTATCACGATTCCAAgatagaaaatcacaaaaatctgtggacactgtggttgaagtaaaaacacaaaatgctggagacgctcagcaggtccaacagtcctTGATGTTGCAAAGGGAAAGatgcctcaagcccgaaacgttggttatgcatttttacctttgaccagctgagtttctccagcattttctcctcatttccaagatattgttttatttcaAGACTGTGTTCTGCCACcacgttaaaaaaaaatgcttttggcTTGTCATTCAATTGCAAACAAACCAGTGCTATCAATTTGGGGAGGTGCTTGGCTGAGGCCGGAACTCCCGTCGTGAAATTTGCACCCAAGTCGGAGGTTATTACGCGGGGACTCGGGTCGAGGGGGAGCGCTGGAGAACGGACCGTGAGCATTTCAAGGAGCCGAATAACATGGCGTGGATAGTGCGGCCGTTGTTCGGCCTCATGTGAGTATTCaacgaggggaggggagaggcgaGGTGGCGGGGTTCTCCGGGGAGAGGCGGCCGGCCGGCCTGAGACCCCCGAGAGAGTGGCGGCCCCCCGGGGAAGAGGCTGTCGGGTTTTCTTTTCTATTATAAACCACCGCAAAGCGCATCAGGATCCAGCTCCCCAGCAGAtaaaaaggcactttcaggtggccaaaatccccgaTTGTAAAGCCGCGTATTATGCCAATATGCGGCTTtcaggaggccacttgaaagagcAGGGAGGCGCCTgtgaggcgaactttgtaaccctcctccgggagcgataatcgccggagcactgaggtcccccTGGCACATGAATACAGCCGcgtgaaagcggctgctaaggggatgacagtcagctggcaagCGCCTGTCAGCTCCCCTCCCAGCTGGCCCTGCCCCTCGGCGCAGGacttcagggcaggggcagccggcgtgGGCTGTCAGCACGGGGATGTCCCGCGCAGGACGTCCCCGCACTGATGCCGCTGCCCAGCTCTTCCAGCGGTCCGGCATGGGTCCCAACGCCTGCTCTCCCGGCAGCCCGACCTGGGCCCCCGCGCTGTGGGGCGTCCGGCGCGGCCTGTCAGTGTGGGGATGTCTCTGCGCTGGCGGCCTGCGCCGAATGCCCCGTGATATGGGGGCTCGTGTTGGGCTGTTGGGCACCAgtgtcagtgtggggacgtcccagcGCTGATAGCCAGCCATGAACGGCAATTCAAAGGGCCACGtttgcttctgcaggcgcattcttagtgGAGAATATACTTCAAGAAGCCTAAATAAACCAATTTCCTTTCTTCGAAAGCATCCTCCAGAACCTCAGTACTCCCAAAAGACATTGCCCCAATCAAGCGCTTGTGCAGCAGGATATGTGGTAGCTGACTTATTGTTTATTGTAATACCAGCCCTTATGCATTTGATACTCAGGACTAGTGAATAaacatttgtgtgtgtttggaTTTTCTTCTATATCCAAATAACTGGGCACTTACCTGCTAAGTATATTCAAGATAGAAATGGTTTGATTTTTATTGCTGTCAGGAAATCCAGGCATCAGCACAGAAAAGTGGTACGAAAGTAAAATATTAGCAATGATTTTAATGGCTGAGAAGGAatgatgggtttaaatggccgatACTTTTTACTGTGTACTTCAATTTTATCAACTTGACAGTATGAGTTTCTGAACAATCTATTGCTCGAAATAGGGCTCTCCTGACAGTATTCCAATTGGTGTCAGTCTTGGAGGTTATTGGGCATCAAGCATTTTCTAAAAACTCCGATCAGATACCTGATTTTCCTGGGGCACCTGATGCAAACattgttgatgtattttttttagtttacaaCATTCTTGAAAaggtttaatatccattatttatgatAACTTGGTGGGTTTGAGACATACCCCActtgttaaaatttaaaatgcctGGAAAcaggatttaaatctttcattattgGGATTTAATTCTTTTGTGCCCAACATAGTTTcaaacaatttaaagttgtacatggggcccatatgtctaaattcaaattatCTCGTATCGTGATAGATGTAAGAGAGAAGGTTCTTtcattcacatgttctggacgtGTTCTTGtcttgaaaaatactggaggggTATGTTTCAAACTTTATCATTAATCCTTAATGTAAATCTGGAGCCtaatcctttggttgctctttttggaacaACTGGAGAGAATGATTTTCTTTTAACTCCAATCAAATGTCATActctgtcttttgcttctcttttggctAGACGTGCGATGGAAGGATGTTGCCCTGCTCACTCATGTTCAGTGGCTGAgggatattatgtcctgtttaaatttagaaaagatccattactcaattaataactcaaatataAGGTTTCAAATGCTATGGGAACCATTCCTAAATTATTTGCATAACCTCTAGGCATAATGTTAATCCTGAATTTCAGTACTTTGCCATTTTATTTCAGGAATTTTTTTTGGTTTGCGTATGGGGTTTAGAGTCACACCTATATgtgattttaaaattttctttttgaTGTACCTTTGTATTATGGATATGCTATATGTGCTTTTATATTTTATTGAGTTATGTAATTTGTCATTATTGAGCATTCCATAAATTTTTGTACATGTTATCAATGTAAAATCAATAAAAACTATTAAAAAGGAGGTTTTGGGCTTGGGAGGTAATATGAAGTCAAATATCATGGTTTTCCCTCTATCACCACCAACTTGGCGCTCACCCGCTTATCCTCTGTTACCTGCACAGTTGCCATGGCCCCCTTCGCTCCTACAGACACCAAGGACTGGAATCcacttgtcttcacctaccaccagcctccacatccatcaCATCATCCTCCTCCATTTCCGTCAACTACTacatgatcctaccaccagacacatcttcccttccacaaggactgctccctccagGATTCCCttgtcccttcctcccttcccaccaattgcccacttggcacctatccctgtgaccacaggagatgatccacctccctcaccaccattcggggccccataCAAtcctccaagtgaagcaacccttgatgaagggctcaagcctgaatcgtTGATCATGTACTATAATCTtgtagtacactgtttgacctgctgaatttctccagctttgtgttttttacatcacttgtgaatctgtaggggtcatctactgcgtccagtgctcctgctgtggtctcctctacatcagtgaaacTGGTCGCAAACAGGAAGATCGCttggttgagcacctcggctcgtccgccgcaatagcggggatctcccagtggccggccatttcaattccccgccccattcccatgttgacacacttatccatggtctcatacactgccagactgagaccacccagaaattggaggaacagcacataTTCAGTCTAACCACCTTCCATCCAGATGggtttaacatcaacttctccagtttacgTTAGCCCCTCCCCCATCTTTGTAAATGTCTAATCTCTCTCTTTCCTGCTGTCTCCTttccccactgctgctttcacagagccaaaaacatctttgtccccaatcaattctcaccttttcctctctcctgtcatcCTTTCTATATACAAtttacaccttttgtctgtgctccttccctgcTCATACTTTCCTTCTCTCCAGGCTTTTAATTccgacgcctgcctgctttttacttgtaccttgaagaacgtcagttacctttacctcctatggacgctgcaagacctgctgagttccttcaccaTTTCTGTGATTTTGCAACAATAACGATGTCAGCAGACTTTCCTGACCAGTATGATTTGTGATCTTGGATCTGGGTCGACAAAGGTTTTGTCACAAGATGTTGTCGTCCTTTAATGGGATTTGAATGAGGTTGTTAtataattaccatatattttggcatataagtcaaccttctcccccccccccccccatcaccatctttgcttcagacaatgatagcgAGTGAGtttgaagggttctaattgtgttgttcctttcaataaaaatctcaatgaagatCTGTCACAGTTGGCgtatttttttggtttttcataggtcgacttgtatgccagatcagattttgagctgaatttaaggactGAAAAGTATACCTGGCGTATGTCGACTCCCATTTTTTTTGGGGTTTCATGACTctacttatacaccaaaatatatggtaatctGAGCAAAGTGATTGTCCAGACAAAAAACAAATCTCATAGCATACTGCCGAACATGGAATCAATATTGCAAACACAGAACAGCCTGTTTTGACTGTCAGAATTTGTTATTTCAGTGGCTGTTGAGGAAAAAAGTTAACTTTGTTTAATCGAAATATAAGATGAATGTGAGACTTAACTGAAAGTTTGAATGTTCTTTCTCTTCTCCTGTAGTCCTCGTGCAGCACAGAATACTTCAGTTCGAGACAGCCACTGGCATACGTCCCTGCTGGCACTCAGAGAATCCTTGCCCATGAGGTATGTGTACGGAACAGGCTTGACTACTTCTGATGCAGCTGTCTGGATTTGTACGTTCTGAGAGGTTGGCTTGTTTGCTGTGGGTGATTTCATGTTTGCAACATCATTAAAAATAAACTCATCAAGCATCTTGGATGAAGTCCATATAGCCCAGGGTTCATTTGGTTATATGCAAATGCTATAGCATCACATGATTATATAGAGTTATTAGGAAATTAAATACTTTCCCATAgaggtaaaaaaatatataattgataTTACTGGAAATTTGAAACAAATGAACTGGACTTTAGAAAGGATAGGTGAAGACCTGATGCACCTTCCTTCATtgatgggatggtggtggagagggttgGTACCTGGGAGTCGACACATCAGAGGACCTTTCCaaccgtgaagaaggcacaccgacTTTCTTcgtctgaggagatttagcatAATGTTGAATATTCacacagaaaataaatggcagcactgccactggtgcagacccacggagtgtggggagtggagacacttCGCTCCTGTGGGGCGCAGTCTGACTGCAGTCAGCTCTGTACATGCTTTGGATGGCCCATTAAAGAAGCTGAtggcagttttatttaaaattccccCAACCGCGGGGTCTAGattcaagatggcagtgcctatgatCGGCAACAGCCATGAAGAGTTCCAGACATCAGGGAAGTGAAGGACTGACTGacacagagcaccagaaaacggggagaccaatccccatctgagaagaagaaacagaggagacgacccacaggacagtgaccacggctcagaccagtgaggggctctgagttGAAGGAAacacacaggctgctggtgacttgaggcgaggaacttgtgaaggctgtgggctgctggagacggccGTCAGGGGACTCaagccaggctgtggactgctggagactggctcaaaactggctgaagggataccaggtttCGGAACTGAGAAgctagagggtgctgaagggttcttaATCCTATCAGAGGTTCAGATCAGGAGCTCAGGtttctgatggtttggactagactgttgctgcgggagtgctggaggtgaatccacagactcagtgattctggggtttgttttttgcttctctttctctgactaagaggcacttcaggcaatttctgctgatggtgaatctgtctgcctaacagcagacaaaagcaatctATGTAATATGactctgtttttattacatgacaataaattgaatctagtTTTACAgacctagaggaccccaaaacccagcagcaatagagatttaccaagacaaatggttacttaaacaaaagtcgttttttaatttcctttaaacataaaaacagtatcaaactttaacttattattgttaacgtaacccccttctaattctaagcacacgtgtatgtaatgtgtataagttcagaaaagttctttgtttcacagttcaatctcacttcttactcctccaagttcaccggtatcaggaaattcttgtactgtgcaaagaatttaacatctatgaattttaaccaagctctggtacttaaatggttacccctcaggaaggttcttgttggtttcagagagatattcgttgttcattggacacacacaatctgatttacttccatcagtcacttcagtgtcttgctgaagaaacttatcccatcagggttttccaaatgataacctcatcttctgcaggtcaccacagagatcctcgtttcccttatttcaggtgaaacactctagccacccatttcctcttgtcaggaccacaagggttttcaacaggctgaactcagaatgtacaacccgtcttcaaaatggtgtttcaacaagctgccagcttgccatgactgcagaaaccagttctctctcactctctgctcTTTGAGAATGCAATTTGgtctctctctccttgcaaaaccacatgaccttcttggagcagcaaactggaaccagacAGATTACtgcaccagatccaaacctctgagcccgttcatctgttgctttcaaaataataagccatttgcacctgcttttgaagtttcTTGAGCTTTGGCTCTTCTCtttgcacctccttgtgaaaaccttcagcaaagcagtttgcattgtctttacaaaggcactggagtgtctggtttgagcagggctcttgcattttaaattagatatgTTTTGTTAAGTGTTTGTGTCCTACActaaatccccacaatctatctcctccaaaatacaaataaaatataatataaccgtCACATTACTCTGATCAAACTTCGACAGGTGTGCTGTGGAAAGCaaactgactagttgcatcacatcCGAATTTAAAAATTTGTGTAAGCAGGAACTCAAAGCTATAGAGAGTGGTAAACTTAACCAAGACCATCACAGCTACTGAACTTGTATCCACTGAAAATGTCTATGCAATACCCTCCGTCAAGGAAAAAGCCAGCATCATAAAGGGTATCATCTCTTCTtgctgcttccttcaggcagaTGGTACAGAAGCTTAAAGTTCAGCCccttatgttttttttccccatataactatataataattacagcacagaaacaggccatctcggctcttctagtctgcaccgaaccaagtcCTCtattctagtcccacctacctgccccttgcccataaccctccattccccacccatccatattcctatccagtttttccttaaatgacttaatggaccctgccgccactacttctcctggaagctcattccacacagccaccactctctgagtgaagaagatccccctcatgctACTGTTAAAcctttgcctcttaactcatgacctcatgTTTCAATCTCtcttaccctcaagggaaaaagccgaTCCACATCAACTTTATTGATCTCCCtcgtaatcttaaatacctctattaaatctcccctcaaccttctacgctccaaggaataaagacctgatctgcgcaatctttctttgtaatctagattctaaaacccaggtaacatcttctctgcaccctctctacctcccgactcctgtattctatgctttgatttataaggccagcagaccaaaagccttcttcaccaccctatccacatgagattcaacTGTttttcctagatctttctgctccactgcattcctcaatgccctcccatttactatgcatGTCTTGTTTTGATTACTCCATCTGCCgtttttcagcccactcttctaggcactccaaatccttttgcagtctttgaaagccttcttcattatccacaattccagctattttagtatcatccacaaaattAGGCTCTTAAATCTCTCTGGCTTAAAATCGAAGTCAGTGATTTCCCAACTTTGACTACTAAGTCAGGGAGTAAACCAAAAGAACTGCACTTGGCTGCTGTATTTGACGGTCAGTAACAGCAGCTAGGAGCTGGTCTCCTCACATTACGATGGAAAGAAAGCTGCGGAATAAAGATGGAAACAAAAGGAATGCACTCATTCAACATGTGTGGGCAAATTTCTTTTGCAGAGCTGagcctaaaaaaaagaaaaaagtggaTCCCAGACGAGAGCAGGCAATGAGAGATCGTctgaaaaagaaattgaagaaattggAACGTGTTCCTCCAGAGCTGATTCCAATCGAAGATTTCATCACTCCCATAAAGTTGCTTGATGAGTCCAGGTTTGTGTGGTCTTTGCTTTCAATGTGAAACAAATGCTTTCACtatttgttttctttccactaTTTTTCAGTCTGAATTTTCTTTCTCTATTGACAAATTGACTTTGTGCTATTACCATGACATTTCAAATTGGAAAAGGTCTTCAGGTCCAAGTTGGACGAGAAAGTTATGGGTTAGGGATaaaggtaaggggggggggggggggggaagttgcaGTGAAATATGAGAGGTAAGGGTAGGTGGTTGAAGAGAGCAAAGTCAATCCGAGGATGAGAAAACTAATGTATTCATCAAGCTGTTGATCCCACATCTATCAAGGTTGTAACATGCGAGATTGTGCACCTGATGCACCATATTCAGGTTAACTGATCATTCTTTGAGCATCTGTACATGAACCAGGAGCAGGTTGCTTAACCCTTGAAGCCAAGATCAACATTTAAAATGGCTTATCTGAATGTAACCTCAGTTCTACGTTAATCATTCCATCTATCACTTATCAACTATTTACCTATGCCTTAAAATCAAAGGCTCTGCATTGAGTGTCCTTTAAGGAGGAGAGCTTGTAACCCTTCAATAGAAAATTACACTTCCTCTGTCTCAAGTGGGAGATCCCTTTTAAACATTTAGCCTGAGATCTTCCCCAGGTTCAGTCTGACAAATTGTCTCAGGATCTGGTATTTTGGTCAGGTTTCCTCTTGCTGCTTCAAGCACCAGCAGGTGAAGTCTAGCCCTCCAGTATTTACTCATTAGACAACCATTCCACTTATTAATCCAGTAGACTCTGGACTGCTTTTCTGTCAttgacattctttcttaaataaggagatgCAGAACTCCACACGTCTcgttaatataaccatataacaatttacattacggaaacaggccatattggcccttccaatccacactgatttaagtgaaacttcacTGTTTCCACCTACCtgttccctgcccataaccctccaaccccctcacatccatgtactcatccaacctcctcttaaatgacaaaattgaccctgctgcaaccacctcttctggaaggtcattccactcagccaccactctctgagtgaagaagcttcctctcatgttacttctaaaatttttgccccctaacccttaacttatgacccctcattccaatctcacctaccatcaaggggaagagcctattcatatctactctatctatccccctcataattttatatacctctatcaaatcccccctcaaccttctacactccagtgaataaagtcccagtctactcaatctttctccgtattctagatactgcaatctaggcagcattcttgtaaatctctgcaccctttctacctTATTAATATCCTTATAATgtgaagaccagaactgcacacagtattccaaacttggcctcaccaaggtcTTGAACAGTCTCAATGTCACCTCCTAggtcctgtattctatgctttgaattgaaggccagcataccaaaagccttcttcaccaccctatctaatgaaaatccaccttcaaagaacactgaaccattattccaagatctctctgacatgtcctgttttgattattcttcccgaattgaagcacctcacacttatctacattaaattccgacacctttcagcccactcatgtttcaatccttctgcagtccatgaaaacccccctcactatccacaactctccCTATTTTTgattcatctgcatatttactcacccaatttacaccatcatccaaatcgttaatgtaaatgacaaacaacaaaggacccaacaccaatccctgaggcacaccactcgtcactgacctccaccatgactctctgttgcctatcttctagccaccattgaacccatctgactatctcaacattaatctccaaggcctgaaccttcctcactaaccttccatgcggaatcttatcaaaagctttctgaTATCCAGATAGACCAttatctactgctctacctttaTCAACCTTTctagttacttcctcaaaaaattcaacaagatttgtcaaacatgaccttcccctcacaaacccatgttgggtgtccctgatcaattcCTGCCCCTCTATTAtccctaagaatactttccattagtttacccaccaccgatGTTAAGATGATTGCTGGGcatacacctggagccctttttaaacagtggaaccatatTTGCAacacaccttcctccagtgacttttgaaaaatcactgtcagagcctctgctatttcctccctgacttccctcaaggtcctggggaaaatcccatcgggacccggagacttatccacctttatatactTAAGAAGTTCCAACaccaacacccctcccccccccctttcctaatccctatcttttccataattacctctTTGGCCTCACGTATTCTACACAATTCTATATccctttccctagtgaataccgacgaGATGAATTCATTCAATACCTCCCCCAACTCATTTGGCTCCTCACACAGATcctcagattgttttttttcttcatttaatacaTTGAAACAAGACTAAATTTCTGCCAAGACTAATACTTATATTTAAAGAAACATGTTCTTGCAAACTCACTTAATTAATATGACAAACAATTAACTAGTCATTCGTTTGTCATTAGTTGTCAAATCTTGTTCACTGAAGGAATTGTGTGAAGCACCCTCGCCCACACTTCAcaaatatggcaaagatgttaaGCTGGTCAAACTGTTGCCCAGGTTGAGTCTTGATCACTGGTGCTCTCTTTGTGGAGTCTGCAAATTCTCTGTAACCAGGATGCTCCAGTgttcttccacatcccaaagataattggccactgtaaattgctccaAGTACGTAGTTGAATAATAGAATGCGAGGGAGTTGGGGCAATAAAAGGGTGAGAGTAGGGGGGCTCTCTGAACTCGTCTCCAGTGTAAACACTGGAGGCACAATTTCAGGCCAGACTGCAAAGTGAACCTTACATACTAAGAGCTTGCAAATAACATGTGTGTGGTGTCTAGAGTTCGAGACCCAGCCAAactgacagaggaagagattgagCAGCGAGCACTTCTGATGAAGGAATGGTCACGATATAAGAAGAGGGAGCATCAAAAGGAAGAGGAAATGATTCAATCCATGCTGAAGGCGCAGGAGGAGGCCCTGCAGGAACTGCAGCTTGAATCAGAGGACTTGTACCAGGCTGCCATTAAACGGGACCAAGAACTGTTTCCACTTGAGTTACAAGGGTGTAGTTATACACCTCCTATAGCTAACTACGAAGCACCTGAAGGAAAATACAGAGATATCACAAAGGTTTATACACAGTGACGTGCATGAGAACCTTTCTTTCCCATTGTCAGTTCAAGATgatttttccaaattttatcGTAAAATGTATGTTCTATGATTAAATCTAAATTATACTTCTGATTTA of the Narcine bancroftii isolate sNarBan1 chromosome 4, sNarBan1.hap1, whole genome shotgun sequence genome contains:
- the mrpl40 gene encoding large ribosomal subunit protein mL40 isoform X1, which codes for MAWIVRPLFGLIPRAAQNTSVRDSHWHTSLLALRESLPMRAEPKKKKKVDPRREQAMRDRLKKKLKKLERVPPELIPIEDFITPIKLLDESRVRDPAKLTEEEIEQRALLMKEWSRYKKREHQKEEEMIQSMLKAQEEALQELQLESEDLYQAAIKRDQELFPLELQGCSYTPPIANYEAPEGKYRDITKVYTQ
- the mrpl40 gene encoding large ribosomal subunit protein mL40 isoform X2 — its product is MRAEPKKKKKVDPRREQAMRDRLKKKLKKLERVPPELIPIEDFITPIKLLDESRVRDPAKLTEEEIEQRALLMKEWSRYKKREHQKEEEMIQSMLKAQEEALQELQLESEDLYQAAIKRDQELFPLELQGCSYTPPIANYEAPEGKYRDITKVYTQ